One genomic window of Nicotiana sylvestris chromosome 10, ASM39365v2, whole genome shotgun sequence includes the following:
- the LOC104218269 gene encoding glycosyltransferase BC10-like, translating into MELKDWLSPKDLWHAMNDEELMWRASMVSQIMDYPFNRTPKVAFLFLTRGRLPLAPLWEMFFKGHEELFSIYLHTSPEFNFEPPPTSVFYKRRIPSQEVQWGRASMIDAERRLLANALLDISNERFILLSETCIPLFNFTTIYTFLTKSNQSFLGLFDDPRKIGRGRYNKRMYPIITISDWRKGSQWFEVHRELALKIISDVTYYPVFKNYCTPPCYMDEHYLPTLVNKVCPKLTSNWSVTWADWSAGGSHPTTFLRKDVTEEFLDSVRYGSNCSYNGELSSICFLFGRKFHPSTLQPLLRIGPKLFGFG; encoded by the exons ATGGAGTTGAAAGATTGGCTTTCTCCTAAGGATCTTTGGCACGCGATGAACGACGAAGAACTAATGTGGAGAGCTTCAATGGTGTCTCAAATTATGGATTACCCTTTTAATAGAACTCCAAAAGTGGCATTCTTGTTCTTAACAAGAGGAAGATTGCCATTGGCACCACTTTGGGAGATGTTCTTTAAAGGACATGAAGAGTTGTTTTCAATATATCTACATACTTCACCAGAGTTCAACTTTGAGCCTCCACCAACATCTGTGTTTTATAAAAGAAGGATACCTAGCCAG GAAGTACAATGGGGAAGAGCAAGTATGATTGATGCAGAGAGACGACTTCTAGCAAATGCACTCCTCGACATCTCTAACGAAAGATTCATATTACTCTCCGAAACATGCATTCCTTTGTTCAACTTCACTACAATTTACACTTTCCTAACAAAATCCAACCAAAGTTTCCTCGGATTATTCGACGATCCGAGGAAAATAGGTCGCGGGAGGTACAACAAACGTATGTATCCGATCATAACAATTTCAGATTGGCGAAAGGGGTCGCAATGGTTCGAAGTTCATCGCGAACTCGCCCTTAAAATTATCTCCGACGTGACATATTACCCTGTTTTTAAGAACTATTGTACACCACCTTGTTATATGGACGAACATTACTTGCCAACATTAGTGAACAAAGTTTGTCCTAAATTAACGTCGAATTGGAGCGTTACATGGGCCGATTGGTCGGCTGGCGGTTCGCACCCGACAACATTTTTGAGGAAAGATGTAACAGAGGAGTTTTTGGATAGTGTTAGGTATGGGTCCAATTGTAGTTATAATGGAGAGTTGAgttcaatttgttttctttttgggAGGAAGTTTCATCCTAGTACTTTGCAACCTTTACTTAGGATTGGACCAAAGTTGTTCGGTTTTGGATAG
- the LOC104218270 gene encoding glycosyltransferase BC10 produces MCVSLCPKTMKNQDQNSIAMAIKLFNTPLNILNLFSSFFFFACGLTCGIIFTFYFKNFYSLNLQVINSQILSYSSSSQSFSPPSPPPPPSSPPLSPPPRVGLNEYIKPPSLLQHDMSDEELLWRASMVPKIQEFPFKKVPKVAFMFLTRGPVLLSPLWEMFFKGNEGFYSIYVHSDPSYNQSQPESPIFHGRRIPSKEVEWGKVNMVEAEKRLLANALLDISNQRFVLLSEACIPLFNFSTIYTYVMNSTKSFVETYDLPGPVGRGRYRPQMSPTIKSQQWMKGSQWFEMDRDLAIEVISDKTYFPLFQKYCTGSCYADEHYLPTFVSMKFGKRNSGRTLTWVDWSKGGPHPARFHRSDVTVEFLEKLRSESQCVYNGEKTNVCYLFARKFTTHALSRLLIFAPKVMHFNR; encoded by the exons aTGTGTGTTTCTCTTTGTCCAAAGACAATGAAAAATCAAGATCAAAACTCCATAGCAATGGCTATCAAGCTATTTAACACCCCATTAAATATTCTaaatcttttttcttctttctttttctttgcttgTGGTTTAACTTGTGGTATTATTTTCACTTTTTATTTCAAGAATTTTTATAGCCTCAATTTACAAGTCATTAATAGCCAAATATTATCATATTCATCTTCTTCACAATCCTTTTCACCACCATCTCCACCACCACCACCGTCATCGCCGCCGTTGTCGCCGCCACCCCGAGTAGGGTTGAATGAGTATATTAAACCACCTAGTTTACTTCAACATGATATGAGTGATGAAGAATTATTATGGAGAGCTTCTATGGTACCAAAAATTCAAGAATTTCCATTTAAAAAAGTTCCAAAAGTTGCTTTTATGTTTTTAACAAGAGGGCCAGTTTTATTATCACCACTTTGGGAAATGTTTTTTAAAGGAAATGAAGGGTTTTACTCCATTTATGTGCATTCTGATCCTTCTTATAATCAATCACAACCTGAAAGTCCGATTTTTCATGGCAGGAGAATTCCAAGCAAG GAAGTGGAATGGGGCAAAGTAAACATGGTAGAGGCTGAGAAAAGATTACTAGCAAATGCTCTTCTTGATATCTCAAACCAAAGATTTGTTCTCCTTTCAGAGGCTTGCATTCCATTGTTCAATTTCTCCACAATCTACACTTACGTAATGAACTCCACGAAAAGTTTCGTGGAGACGTATGATCTCCCCGGCCCAGTGGGCCGAGGTCGATATCGTCCTCAAATGAGCCCAACAATCAAGAGTCAACAATGGATGAAAGGGTCTCAATGGTTCGAAATGGATAGAGATCTCGCTATCGAGGTCATTTCAGACAAGACGTATTTTCCACTATTCCAGAAATATTGCACAGGTTCGTGTTATGCTGACGAGCATTACTTGCCGACATTTGTGAGCATGAAATTCGGGAAGAGGAATTCGGGTCGGACCTTGACTTGGGTCGATTGGTCGAAAGGCGGGCCCCACCCGGCCCGATTTCATAGGTCAGATGTTACTGTTGAGTTTTTGGAGAAGTTGAGGAGTGAGAGCCAATGTGTGTACAATGGTGAGAAGACAAATGTGTGTTATTTGTTTGCAAGAAAGTTCACTACTCATGCTTTGAGTAGACTTCTGATTTTTGCACCAAAGGTTATGCATTTTAACAGATAA